Part of the Candidatus Hydrogenedentota bacterium genome, GTTACCGCGACGGTGCGATCGAGTGCGGCGGCAACGCGGCGTAACATTGTGAGCGAATGCCCTTCGTAGTCGGCGTTTTCGAGGCGTGAGATAACCGAGGTAGTCGTGCCGACGCGGCGGGCGAGTTCCGCCTGAGTTATGCCCGCTCGATTGCGCAGGTCGTAAAGCCGGCGCGCAATGGCTGCGTTTTGACGTTCCGACTCCAATGCCGCGAGGCGCTGCGGCTTCCCCGCATAGAACTCCCGGTGGATTATGTCGAGTGCGTCACGCTTCTTTTTTTGAGCGGCCATTCTTAAACCTCCAACGTGTGCCGCGCTGGGCCTGCTTCATAGCGCCGCTTGCGTTTCGGCGCAATTTCAATATCAGCACTGGGAACTCGTTGTTCCTTCGTGAGTGCATGCGCAAGAACGACGGCGTCCTTTCCGTGAAAGAAATACATAATCCTGTAGTTGATCGTCTGATAGTGACTGCGCAACTCGTAAATACCGTCGCGAAGGTAGTCCGCCTCCGGCCGGCGCAACTCGTGTCCCAGATCGCGAAGGCGTTCGATGCGCACGACGCATTTGTCCCTGGCCTTATCGTTCAATCCGCGCAACCAGTCCAGCACTGGCGCGGTGCCATCCGATTCGCGGAAGAATACGACGCGTGTTTTCGGCACGACACCTCAATGATTTCGCAAATTTGCGAAAATATCAACTTCGGTATACGGGGCGGATTATGGCGCCGGGGGCGGCGCTGTCGGTGCGGGCGGCGCGTACACCTTCAAATCGTTCTGGACCTGCGTCACCCCGCTGATGCTCGCCGCAAGTTTCTCCGCGGCCTCGCGCTGCGCTTCGGTGTCGACCGTGCCGGTGAGGATGCACAGCCCATCGACAACCTTTACGTTCAGGTTCCGTGTGGTCACGTACCGGTTCACCAGCAGATTGCTCTTCACGCGCGCCGCGACCACGTCGTCGGACACCGCCCGCGTCACGGTCGAGATGGGATCAACGGACTGCGCCGCGTGCACGGTGATGTTGTTCGTTACTGCGTTCACGCCGCGCGTGTCCATCACAATCTTTTCGATGCTTTGCTTCGCGAACTCGTTGCCGACCACGCCGAAGATTGTCACACTGCCGCCGTCGCATTCGACGCCGATGTTCAATCCCTTGAGTTCTCGGTTCCAGAGCAGGTTCGATCGGATCGCCGCCTTGAGCGACGCGTCGTCAATGCGCTGCCGCCACGTCTTTGGGGGCCGCTGGGAGACGACCGTGCCCACGACCGTCAGTTCGTTCTTCACGTCGGTCACGCCGTCAACGGTCTTCGCGAGGTCCGTGGCGAGCTGCTTCTGCACGTCGTCCGACACCGTGCCGGTCAGCGTGACAACGCCATTGTTCGTTGTCGTATTGATATTGAACGGACTGAGGTGCTCGTTCACCGCGAACAGCGTTTCGATGCGCGCGGTAATCGCCGTGTCGGTAACTGCTTCCTTTGTGCCTTCAAGCGCGCCTTGAGCGTTGGCGGCAAGGGCCGCGCCGACAATACCGAATAGTATCGCGGCTTTGGACAACCACTGCATTACAGGATTCCCAGTTGCTTCAACCCATCGATTCCGCTGCGCACTTCATCCGACGATTTGTGCAGCGCGGCCTTCTGATCGGCGGTCAGTTCGAGCTCGATAATATCCATCACGCCCGCGTGGCCGATCTTGCACGGCACGCCCGCGTATACATCCTTCAATCCGTACAGTCCATCGAGATACGCGGCGCACGGCAAGATTTGCTGTTCGTCGCGCAGGATCGCTTCCGCCATGCGCGCGGCGCTCGCGCCCGGCGCGTAATAGGCGCTGCCTGTCTTCAGCAGCGCGACGATCTCGCCGCCACCCTTGCGCGTGCGTTCGACAATTGCGTCCACCCGCTCCCTCGGCATCAGCTTCGTGATCGGAATACCCGACACGGTCGTGTACTCCGGCAGCGGCACCATGTCGTCGCCGTGCGAACCGAGCACCATCGTGTCCACGTTCTTCATGCTGCACCCGAGTTCCATCGCCACGAACGCGCGCATGCGCGAGCTGTCGAGGATTCCCGCCATGCCGATGACGCGGCTCGCCGGAAAGCCGAGCTTCTTGTACGCGACGTAGGCCATCACATCAAGCGGGTTTGTCACGATGATCACCACCGAATTCGGCGCGTGCTTCTTGATGTTCTCGCACACGTCGGTGATGATCCGGCCGTTCTTCTCGAGCAGGTCGAGCCGCGTCATGCCCGGCTTGCGCGGCAGCCCCGCCGTCACCACGCAGACGTCCGCGCCCGCGATGTCCTTGTAATCGTTTGTGCCCGTGGCCACGCAGCTATAGCCGCGCACCGGCCCGGCTTCCGTCAAATCGAGCGCCTTGCCCTGCGGCACGCCCTCGACCACGTCGGTCAGGACAACGTCCCCCAATTCCATATCCAGACAATACTGCGCGCACGCCGCGCCCACGTTGCCCGCGCCAATGCACGCAATCTTGAACCGCTTACCCGATGCCATGACTCAAAAACCCTCCGCCCAAGTTAATCCCCAGAAGTGTCAAAGTATATCCCTCTTTTCCGCGTTCAATCCAAAATCCAAAATCCAAAATCCAAAATAGGCATAAATCGTTCAATCTAACCACGTTAAGGAGCCAATTGCTTTCCGGTTCCAAACCTGCTAGACTCCTCCCCAGTGTAGGCCTGCCGAATCGGTCGCAGGTAAATTAACACAGTCTTTTCTCCTACATAGCGCAATTCCAGAGTCTGGGTTTCCCGCCTGAGCGTTATCCCCCGATTTAATCGTGCTGAAAAGGCCTCACGGGTCACGTGTGCCTAATCGATGCACCGCAGTACCCATAGGGAGTATTTTGTGTCTTTTGACAACCTGAACATCGATCCGCGTTGCCTCCGTGTGTTGAAGGCGAACCGGATCGCCACCCCAACCCCCGTCCAGGCGCAGGCCATTCCTGTCGCGCTCGAGGGCTGCGACGTGATCGCCATCGCCCAGACCGGCACCGGCAAGACGCTTGCCTTCGGCCTGCCGTCGCTCACGCGCCTCGCGCGCGAAAACGTCCGCGGCACGCGCATGCTTGTCCTCGCGCCCACGCGCGAACTCGCGCAGCAGGTGCACGATGTGCTGGATCCCCATGCGCGCGCGCTGGGCCTTCGCGCCGCGTGCGTATACGGCGGCGTCGGCATGGAGCGCCAGGCGCAGGCCCTGCGCAACGGGACGCCGATCATCGTGGCGACGCCGGGCCGCCTGATCGATCACATGCAGCGCGGCAACGTGAACTTCAAGCACCTGTCGATCCTCGTGCTCGACGAAGCCGACCGCATGCTCGACATGGGCTTCATGCCCAGCATCGAGCGCATTCTCCGGGAAGTGCCGAAGGAACGCCAGACAATGATGTTCTCCGCGACCTTCCCGAAGGAAATCGCCGAACTGACGAAGAGCATGCAGCGCGACGCCATCCGCATTCAGGTCGGCGCGCCCGCGCAGCCCGCGAAGGACGTGAAGCAGGGCGTATACGCTGTGCACGGCGACAAGAAACTCGGTTTGCTCGCCGATATCCTGCGCAAGGATGAGGTGACATCCGCGCTCGTGTTCCTCCGCACCAAGCACCGCACCGACAAGATCGCGAAAGCGTTGCACAAGGAAGGCTTCAAAGCGCAGGCGATTCACGGCGGGCGCTCGCAGCGCCAGCGCCAGCAGGCCATCGACGGCTTCCGCGCCGGACACTACAACGTCCTCGTCGCGACGGACGTCGCCGCGCGCGGACTCGACGTGCAGGGCATCAGCCACGTCGTGAACTTCGACGTGCCGAACTGCTCGGACGATTACGTCCACCGCATCGGCCGCACCGGCCGCGCCAACGCCAGCGGCGTCGCGTACACGCTCGTGTGCCCCGAAGAAGGACGCACCCTGCGCGAGATCGAACGCGACCTCGGCAACGTAATCCCCCGCGAAGACTGGGACGGCGCCATCCACATCGATACCAACGGTCCCGCGCAGCAGGAACGTTGGGGCAACCGCAAACGCGATGTAACCTCGCGCCACGGCGACCGCAATGGACGCGGCAGATCCAGCCGCGGCGGCGATCGCGATCGCGCGCGCGCCCCGCGTAGTTACGAGGCGCGCGAAAACTCGGACAATCGCCAGCGCTCGGCCTCGCGCGAGGGCGCAGACAGCGAACGGCGTAACGATGCGCGTCACGGTGCAGCGCGAAACCACGAGCCGCGCGAGCGTGCGCACGGCGATGCGCGCCGCGCGCCGCGCGACAACGGCCATCGCGACGGCAACGGCGCCAACAACCGTGACGATGAACGCATGAACAGCCGGAACGGCCGTTCAAGCGACACGTACTCGCGCGCGGAACGCGCCGGCTCGACGCAGTTCGACCGCGTATTCCGGAAGAATCGCGCCGGCGACTTCCTCGGCACGCACGAAGCGAAAGCCGAACGCACGGAAGGCAAACACGAACGCAGCGAACGTCCCGCGCGTCGCAGCGGCAACGATGCGCGAAACAACGGAGAGCGCCACGGTGCGCGCAAAAGCGCGCATCAAGGCCGCTCCGGCCGCCGCTAACGGGAGATAAAACTATCTAAAGCAGTAAGGTAAGTCGTGCCGTGGCTTGCTGGAAATTGAAGAGGGTACCTTTCATGAATTCGCAAAATCTTCCAGATTTGTCAACCACTCGGCAAAATGTGGGCACTGTTCACGTATAACTTCTAAACCGATCTTTGCGACGGTTAGGGGCCCGTGGATGACTTTTCTGTATGCCGGAAACAAATCCTTTATCCGTTTTGATGGTGCGGCATTGGGGTTTTCATTGATCTCTTCGGGTGAGGCGACGCTATTACAAATCTTCGCGAATCTTTGTTGTCTAGACTGCTCAGTCAAAATACGTGGGAGTTCGGACGCTGAACAGTATAACCACGCTTCAAATTCGTGAAGCGCCAAAAATGGTAAAAAATTGGAGGGCGCGCCAAAATGATGATGGATAGCTCGCTCGACATGTTTGACGCGTCGAAGTGGGGTTGGTTCTTGAGAGCGATCCCTCATTCCTGGAAAGTCATTGGGCAGCCCATAGTAATCCAATAGAGTCGTTACGAGGGCGTCGCCGGCACTATTCAACAGCCGATTCGCATCTTTCTCGAATTTGCCGAAGGTTGTTATTCCTCCTTTGAAATTCGGCCCGCTCTTCACTCGTTTGGTCACCAACAGCGTCACATGGAAATACAAATCAAGATCAAAGAATGCTGGACTCAAAATGTCCTTGACAAAACGCTCTTCCGTCTGCCCCTCGACGAGAATCAATACCCGCTTACTCACGGCCTTGCACCCAGAATATTTTTCTCCCACAGTTCTCCGAGGGCATAGTCATCCAGCCAGTTAGACATATCGGCCCGGCTGAGATGGCGGAAGACACTTTGACCATCATTGCGATCTACCGTCCACACGTCCTCTGGTTCCAGTTGGTTTACTAACGTTACTGATTGTGTTGCAACCATTACTTGCGTGCGTGTTGAGGCAGACGCAAGAAGGTGAGCCAAAAGTGTTATTGCTGCAGGGTGAAGTCCCAATTCCGGCTCATCGAGCAAGACCAAAGTTGGCAATTGTGGCTGCAAAAGCAACGTTGCTAAGCAAATGAAGCGCAGCGTGCCATCAGAGAGCGACGAAGTATTGAAGTACGAATCACTGCCTACGTGCTTCCACTCAAGCTGAATTCTTCTCTCATTTAACCGTGATGGGGCAAGGCGGAATGAATCGAAAAATGGCGCGATCTGACGAGTAGTGTCCTGGATGTTCTCAAAATAGTCTTGTTTCTTCTCCTGCAGCCAATATAAGAAGGCAGCAAGATTCTCTGCCTGTGGTCTCAAGTACCGATTGTCGTTGACGTCACAGGTTAATTTCACAGCCGCCGAGTCGCTTGTATCGTGAAAATGGTATACACGATAGCTGTCAAGGTCTGCTACAACCTGGCGCGCACATATGTGTTTAATCGTTTTGAGTCGAGACTCTTTCTCTGACAAGGCGACTGTTTTGTCGTACGGCTTAGAAGGGTAATTCTTTTTGTCGTGGTAATAAACAATCTCTTGCGCCACGATGAATGAATCTTGGTCAGTCGCGCGAAGTTGAACGTCGTATGCATTGGAAGTGTGCCCTTCGCCAAACTCCAAAAAAAACTCCATGAAAGAAGACTTCTTTCGGCCGAGGTAAAGCAGAGTTTCGGCACCGCCTTTTTGCTGGGTGTAGCCTGATAGATTTTGGGTAGTGATTTCGCGCAAAAACCGGAAAACTTCGATCAGATTCGACTTACCCGCTCCGTTTCCGCCGATAAATACGTTCAGAGATCCGAGCGCCAGCTCTTGGCTTCGGATTGACTTAAAGTTCTTGATTCGTACCTTTTGGAGTGTGCGCATGGGATGACCGAGCAAATTATTGCCGATTTGGCATGGTGCGAACAATTCAGTTTCTGGAGAGAACCTTTACTTCTTAATTAGCCACACCTCCGCAACTTGACAACCCCGTCCAGAACTTCCCCGGCCCGGAGTCTGCGTCCATTCGAGGGTCAACGCGCCGTCCTGCGTCGCATCCTTCGGGATATCGAATTCGAGCGGCGCGATGGGATTCGGCTTATCGATAAGATCGTGCACGAGGATTCCGTCGGCGACGAGTTTCATCTGTGTGTCCCACTTGTCGCCGGCGTAGACGGCGCGCACCTTGTATTCCGCGTTCGCGTCGAGGTTTTCATAGCGCATGTAGAGCGGCGCTTCGAAACGCGTCTCCGCGTCGTCGAACCACGAGACACGACGGTCGAACGGACGCGGATAATAACCGAGCAGCGGGTTGATTCGGTTCTCCGGATCGAAGTATTTCGTCACCTCGCGCACGAGGTGAGGCTGATTGCGCACGTCGCCGAGATCGTCGTAGAACCCGCCCGGGCCCGGATCGGTCCAGTTTTCAATCTCTTCAAGGGCCTTGACGCGATCCGGTTCGTCCGGCATTTCGCGTATCTGTTTGAAGCGCGATTCCAACCACAGCTTGTTGTTCAAGGGCCGATCCACGAAGTCGAAACTCGCGCCGCGGCCAATATCGATCGCCATAAACCGCGGCACGCTCGTCTGCATGCGGATACTTTGGTACAACGCCTCCGCGAGATTGCTGATGCGCTCGCGCAGTTCGGGCGCGGCACGCTCCGTCGCAGCGCGATCAAGGACTTTCTGCGCCGCGTCCATCGTGGCGTTCGACCCGACGCGTTTGAGCAGGTCGAACGCTCCCATCGCCTCTTGTTCCAAATGGAACTCGTAATTATCGCGCTGCTGCACGTAGGCGTCGAAATACGCGCGATAGGCGATCTGTTGGAAGCGCCAGTTCAACAGCACATGCGGATCGCCTGCCTGTTCGATCGACTGCACCAGCGCGAGCGTCTCGGGAATTGATTTGTTCTCCTGCAACGGGCCGACCCAGTTTTGCTCCAAACCGAACAACGCCTTTTCTATTGTTTCTTCATACTGCGGCCCGATGAAGTAGCGCGCATACTCGCGCATTACCTGATGAATGTCCGCGTCCGGGTCCCAGCCAAGCGCACTCCACAGCATCTTGTTTGCGTCGTCGTTCACGCCTTCGGAGTACGTGATGAACCCCGCGTCGTTATACGGATTGCTCCAGCGGAAGATTTCCGCATAGGCCACCGGCCGCGGATTGATCTGCTCGCGATCGTGTGTCAGCTTCAGCGCAATGTCCCAGTCCTGCACGGGATATTGGCACGAATACGAATGCGTGAT contains:
- a CDS encoding helix-turn-helix transcriptional regulator, yielding MAAQKKKRDALDIIHREFYAGKPQRLAALESERQNAAIARRLYDLRNRAGITQAELARRVGTTTSVISRLENADYEGHSLTMLRRVAAALDRTVAVTFPRRAAAKHVSL
- a CDS encoding type II toxin-antitoxin system RelE/ParE family toxin, giving the protein MPKTRVVFFRESDGTAPVLDWLRGLNDKARDKCVVRIERLRDLGHELRRPEADYLRDGIYELRSHYQTINYRIMYFFHGKDAVVLAHALTKEQRVPSADIEIAPKRKRRYEAGPARHTLEV
- a CDS encoding BON domain-containing protein, producing MQWLSKAAILFGIVGAALAANAQGALEGTKEAVTDTAITARIETLFAVNEHLSPFNINTTTNNGVVTLTGTVSDDVQKQLATDLAKTVDGVTDVKNELTVVGTVVSQRPPKTWRQRIDDASLKAAIRSNLLWNRELKGLNIGVECDGGSVTIFGVVGNEFAKQSIEKIVMDTRGVNAVTNNITVHAAQSVDPISTVTRAVSDDVVAARVKSNLLVNRYVTTRNLNVKVVDGLCILTGTVDTEAQREAAEKLAASISGVTQVQNDLKVYAPPAPTAPPPAP
- the mdh gene encoding malate dehydrogenase, whose amino-acid sequence is MASGKRFKIACIGAGNVGAACAQYCLDMELGDVVLTDVVEGVPQGKALDLTEAGPVRGYSCVATGTNDYKDIAGADVCVVTAGLPRKPGMTRLDLLEKNGRIITDVCENIKKHAPNSVVIIVTNPLDVMAYVAYKKLGFPASRVIGMAGILDSSRMRAFVAMELGCSMKNVDTMVLGSHGDDMVPLPEYTTVSGIPITKLMPRERVDAIVERTRKGGGEIVALLKTGSAYYAPGASAARMAEAILRDEQQILPCAAYLDGLYGLKDVYAGVPCKIGHAGVMDIIELELTADQKAALHKSSDEVRSGIDGLKQLGIL
- a CDS encoding DEAD/DEAH box helicase codes for the protein MSFDNLNIDPRCLRVLKANRIATPTPVQAQAIPVALEGCDVIAIAQTGTGKTLAFGLPSLTRLARENVRGTRMLVLAPTRELAQQVHDVLDPHARALGLRAACVYGGVGMERQAQALRNGTPIIVATPGRLIDHMQRGNVNFKHLSILVLDEADRMLDMGFMPSIERILREVPKERQTMMFSATFPKEIAELTKSMQRDAIRIQVGAPAQPAKDVKQGVYAVHGDKKLGLLADILRKDEVTSALVFLRTKHRTDKIAKALHKEGFKAQAIHGGRSQRQRQQAIDGFRAGHYNVLVATDVAARGLDVQGISHVVNFDVPNCSDDYVHRIGRTGRANASGVAYTLVCPEEGRTLREIERDLGNVIPREDWDGAIHIDTNGPAQQERWGNRKRDVTSRHGDRNGRGRSSRGGDRDRARAPRSYEARENSDNRQRSASREGADSERRNDARHGAARNHEPRERAHGDARRAPRDNGHRDGNGANNRDDERMNSRNGRSSDTYSRAERAGSTQFDRVFRKNRAGDFLGTHEAKAERTEGKHERSERPARRSGNDARNNGERHGARKSAHQGRSGRR
- a CDS encoding DUF4276 family protein, with the protein product MSKRVLILVEGQTEERFVKDILSPAFFDLDLYFHVTLLVTKRVKSGPNFKGGITTFGKFEKDANRLLNSAGDALVTTLLDYYGLPNDFPGMRDRSQEPTPLRRVKHVERAIHHHFGAPSNFLPFLALHEFEAWLYCSASELPRILTEQSRQQRFAKICNSVASPEEINENPNAAPSKRIKDLFPAYRKVIHGPLTVAKIGLEVIREQCPHFAEWLTNLEDFANS
- a CDS encoding AAA family ATPase, coding for MRTLQKVRIKNFKSIRSQELALGSLNVFIGGNGAGKSNLIEVFRFLREITTQNLSGYTQQKGGAETLLYLGRKKSSFMEFFLEFGEGHTSNAYDVQLRATDQDSFIVAQEIVYYHDKKNYPSKPYDKTVALSEKESRLKTIKHICARQVVADLDSYRVYHFHDTSDSAAVKLTCDVNDNRYLRPQAENLAAFLYWLQEKKQDYFENIQDTTRQIAPFFDSFRLAPSRLNERRIQLEWKHVGSDSYFNTSSLSDGTLRFICLATLLLQPQLPTLVLLDEPELGLHPAAITLLAHLLASASTRTQVMVATQSVTLVNQLEPEDVWTVDRNDGQSVFRHLSRADMSNWLDDYALGELWEKNILGARP